AATTGATGCCGCATTGACCATTTGCAGTAGCTTTTGTAGAATCTGTTGTGAAGGGGTCGATCCGAACCCATAGCAAGGAGAAAATGGAAGCAAGAAGTATGGACCAGACGATGACAATGGTTGGCGTGCGATTTTGCCGACCTACTAAACCCTTCAAGAATGGGTACAAATGAGCAATAACCCATATTGCGAAGAACAGCTTGCCAAAGAGTGGACCCCAGGACTGGTAGCCGCTATTTATGGCATAGGAAACGCCAGCTACAATACCCACCAAGTTCACAATAAGGACTGTCGTTGGTGGGATGAGAAGAGACGTCCACTTGAACACATAGAGCTCTGCAAACTCCCCATCATCGTCCGAAGCTTTTGAAGTGACAGTAAAGTTGGTATCAATCCCAGCAAGAACTTTCAAAAGCCCCTGGAACACTGCAAAGAGATGGGCTGATGTACCACCAATAACCCAGAATTGCTCATTCCTCCACCAGTCTTCAATGCTGACACCACTCCACCTCAGCTCAAGTATTCCAGTAGCGAAAATGGAGATGAAGAGGAGAATGAACCACATACTAGCAAAGTTGCTTATCTGGATAAAATTGCAATAAATTCGTAAGTTTCCATGATCAACATATCTCCACGTACATTCCCAAGATCAGTTGGTAAGGAGAAAATGAATTTGTTGCTCACCTCAGGAATAATAAACTTCCCAGTTAGAAGACAGAAGGCAGGAAGCATGCAATAAGCGATCAGTGGGATAGAGGTGATTGGGTACACAATGGTATTAATGTATGCCAGCCTCTCCAGGAGCTTCAATCTTCCGTTGTAGCCATACCATATGGGGCAATGCCTGCTCAGCAAAATCTCAATTGATCCCAAGGCCCATCGAAGAACCTGGTTCAATCGATCAGAAAGATTGATTGGAGCAGACCCCTTGAATGCTGGGCGTGGAGGCATACAATATATAGATATCCAACCCCGCGCATGCATCTTAAACCCAGTTAAAATATCTTCAGTCACAGAACCATAGATCCATCCAATCtggcagcaaaaaaaaaaaaagcatcagCTAACATGAGCGTGCACACACAAAGAAGAGGAGTTTGGAGAGAATAAGCAGCTATTGAAGATGTACTGCGAAACACCAAGTTAGACTTGCCTCTTTGCCCCATTCAGTCTTGTCTTCATATCCACAGCTGATAACATGGATTGCTTCCTTTAAAAGAGTTGCAGGATTGGTTGATGGTGGAATACCTCCCTGTTCCATGAAGGTGGCTGCAATGAAAACTGGTGACTGACCAAAACGCTTTTCTAGACTCTTCTGAGACATAAGAAGAGACCTCTCATCATCATATCCTGAAGAGATAGAGTAAGAAGTTAATAGAAAATGCTACATAAGCACAAAGTCTTCTATCACCATTGATTTCAGTCAAAATCATGATAAATCTCAAATTGACTGACTTATTCATGGAAATACAAAACAAGGTTTAAGTTGGAGAAGCAATGCCCTAatgtaataaaaaataactttttaaataATGGTTGATACTAgaaaaacagtaaaatatacaggTCATGTACTCGTAAAATGTACCATGTTCATGAACAAGTCCAATTACTAAAACTCAAtccttatagagattatggttatatttatttaaaattgaaagaaaataaatGTGAGGAAAACAAACCTTCAACGCCCTCCTCAATATCTTCCATATTGAAAATGGGAACAGTGGATTCAGTTCTTTTCATTGCCCTCTTCTTGTCAATATACTTCTTATTaccacttcttcctttctttcttgatCCACAACAACTCTTGACAATAATGTTTGGCTCCAAATCTTCCTCGGTCAAAACTGGATCATAACCATATAGAGCTTGCCTATTGAAACAACAACCAGTTCCCACATAGACCGGACCCTGGATGCCATCTAGCCCTTTCAAGTTGATCTAAAAAATAAAATGACAACACAAATGGGAGCCATTAGAACTtcacaaaattataaaaaaaaaaaaaggaggcaaATATTCTCCTGATTGATACTAGATGGACTGTCACATACATCAAAGAACACAATATTGCGATTGGCATATCGATCATGCAAGTCAATGCCATCAAATCGCTGAGGGAACTGTACATAGCATGTTTTCTTGCCAAGGACAGGATCCATCATGAAACACATTGCTTCTTTAAGAGCTTTGCTGTTATTGAAGTAGTGATCACAATCGACATTCAAAAGATAGGCACCGTTTGTCAAGACAGCCGAAACTCTAATCTACAATAACACAAATAAAAACCAGGTCAGAAGAAAAATCAGGTTTAGTAGAAACAATATTTTGGTACACGCATGACCACCCCATCTGGCAAACAATAACTAAATCACAGTGCACATAAGCACCAGCGTCCTCTTATtgaattaaagaagaatggaatTTTACTGAACAGTCATTAGTCAGCATACATATAAATAAGCATCCCTAACACCATCATCTGTGACAATAATCAAAGACCAAATTGCAAGGAGAGATCAGATAAGAGGCATTAAGATGACAAACCAAAGCATTCATTGCTCCAGCTTTCTTGTGATGTTGGAAGCCAGGCCTCTTCTCACGAGAAACATACACAAGTCGAGGTAGCTCATTTCCATCCGTATCAAGGCCTCCACTGTGCCCTAAGAACACCTGTTCTTCCCATTGGGGAAAAGGTAAATTATTGTTGTAAGAATGTGAAGAAAGGGAGTCACGACCACCAATACACATAGGAAGGATAATAATACCTGAATCATTCCTGGATGATCCCTAGGATTATTTCCAGGCCAAGGAGTGCCATCCTGCATTGTCCAACCTTCTTCGGGCATCTTCTGTGCTTTGGCAACAAGGGCGTTGATCCGCACCTTGAATTCCTCGTATTCTCTCTGCAACACACAATTATCTTCATTTTTATGAATAATGTTGAAAACATGTGAAAATGCTAGAATCACTTCAGCCAAACAAATTCAAAGACGAGCCAAAACCTAAAGTATCTATGTTCATGACTCACCTTCATTGCTCGGCGCTCTTTAACAAAAGAAGGTTTTATCTTGTCCTTCAAATAATCAATCTTTTGTGCAAAATAAAACTCAGGTGCCCTAGGCTCAATATTGTGCTTCTTGCAGAAGGGCACCCATTTCCTTGCGAACTCTGCAGTTTCGGAAAGGGCTTCAAATGTCAACATTGCTGAACCATCGTCTGAAACATAGCAAGATACTTTGTCGACAGGGTAATCAACAGCAAGTATGGACAAAACAGTGTTTGCTGTAACAAGAGGAGGTTCTTTAAGGGGATCCACTGTACTAACAAAGACATCAACAGGTGCTAACTGTGATGGTTCCCCTTCACGATCATATCTGCAACACATTAAATCCAATTAAAGCAATGACACCAGTTACTCCTCCTTCACCAATCGTACTCTTATTTCACTAAAAAAGTATCATTAAGATGCATTTAACAAACCTCAAAGCAAGCCTGTCAAGGTAGGTCTCGCGGTTGATGGGAGACCATTTTGGAAACTGATCCAAAAGCCATGACAAGGCAAACCAAATCTCACAAATAACTGATGTTAGCCACAATGGGTATGCATCTTTCACTGGGTGAGTTACACGATATTGCAAGAAGAAGCCCAAAATAATAAGCCGGAGGATGATTACGACACGATACGGGGTCAGGTGAGAGGAAGGAATAGGTACGACACGACTCAAAGGTTGTCGAGCATCATCAGCCCTGTGAAatatatgaagaatacaaacacaAAATGCTTAGCGAAGAAAATTATTCAACCCCTTTTAATAGCATCTGAAAGCTAAGCCATGCTTCAAACATTTGGGCATAGCAAGTAATATGCTTCCCAAAACATAAAATGATAAGGTGctaaaatttgcaataaaataaaatggctcaAGTGTGCTCCTATGTGTCAACTATCACTTTGACTTTAAAGAAGCCAAATTAAATCTTCACTAAGATGCTCACATTTGGAGTTCTTCCCCATTTGAACCTGTGCCTTCCATGTCCCCCTTTCCTTCAGTGTATCTATTGGTCATCTGCATCATATTTTTCTCCTGTTTGAGTTTCCAACCCTCAACCCTCTCCTTCCAGTCAACATTACCGAGGCCATAAGTATGCAAGTCCTTAGTCGGGTCCACAATTCTAACAGGAACTGCAATGGCCCAAAACCCAATAGTAATGAAGAAAACATTCTGAGAAGTATTAGGCAAACAAATTCTGTAAACTTGATTACCTGGCTGCCTTGGATCAATATAAGGAGATGAGTTAACATTCTTTTCAGGA
The sequence above is a segment of the Hevea brasiliensis isolate MT/VB/25A 57/8 chromosome 11, ASM3005281v1, whole genome shotgun sequence genome. Coding sequences within it:
- the LOC110657869 gene encoding cellulose synthase A catalytic subunit 1 [UDP-forming]: MEANAGMVAGSYRRNELVRIRHDSDSGPKPLKNLNGQTCQICGDNVGLTASGDTFVACNECAFPVCRPCYEYERKDGTQSCPQCKTRYKRHKGSPRVEGDEDEDDVDDLENEFNYTQGNSKTIRQWQGEDVELSSSSRHESQQPIPLLTNGQPVSGEIPCATPDTQSVRTTSGPLGPPEKNVNSSPYIDPRQPVPVRIVDPTKDLHTYGLGNVDWKERVEGWKLKQEKNMMQMTNRYTEGKGDMEGTGSNGEELQMADDARQPLSRVVPIPSSHLTPYRVVIILRLIILGFFLQYRVTHPVKDAYPLWLTSVICEIWFALSWLLDQFPKWSPINRETYLDRLALRYDREGEPSQLAPVDVFVSTVDPLKEPPLVTANTVLSILAVDYPVDKVSCYVSDDGSAMLTFEALSETAEFARKWVPFCKKHNIEPRAPEFYFAQKIDYLKDKIKPSFVKERRAMKREYEEFKVRINALVAKAQKMPEEGWTMQDGTPWPGNNPRDHPGMIQVFLGHSGGLDTDGNELPRLVYVSREKRPGFQHHKKAGAMNALIRVSAVLTNGAYLLNVDCDHYFNNSKALKEAMCFMMDPVLGKKTCYVQFPQRFDGIDLHDRYANRNIVFFDINLKGLDGIQGPVYVGTGCCFNRQALYGYDPVLTEEDLEPNIIVKSCCGSRKKGRSGNKKYIDKKRAMKRTESTVPIFNMEDIEEGVEGYDDERSLLMSQKSLEKRFGQSPVFIAATFMEQGGIPPSTNPATLLKEAIHVISCGYEDKTEWGKEIGWIYGSVTEDILTGFKMHARGWISIYCMPPRPAFKGSAPINLSDRLNQVLRWALGSIEILLSRHCPIWYGYNGRLKLLERLAYINTIVYPITSIPLIAYCMLPAFCLLTGKFIIPEISNFASMWFILLFISIFATGILELRWSGVSIEDWWRNEQFWVIGGTSAHLFAVFQGLLKVLAGIDTNFTVTSKASDDDGEFAELYVFKWTSLLIPPTTVLIVNLVGIVAGVSYAINSGYQSWGPLFGKLFFAIWVIAHLYPFLKGLVGRQNRTPTIVIVWSILLASIFSLLWVRIDPFTTDSTKATANGQCGINC